The following are encoded together in the Equus quagga isolate Etosha38 unplaced genomic scaffold, UCLA_HA_Equagga_1.0 268.1_RagTag, whole genome shotgun sequence genome:
- the LOC124233855 gene encoding GTP-binding protein Di-Ras2, whose protein sequence is MPEQSNDYRVAVFGAGGVGKSSLVLRFVKGTFRESYIPTVEDTYRQVISCDKSICTLQITDTTGSHQFPAMQRLSISKGHAFILVYSITSRQSLEELKPIYEQICEIKGDVESIPIMLVGNKCDESPSREVESSEAEALARKWKCAFMETSAKLNHNVKELFQELLNLEKRRTVSLQIDGKKSKQQKRKEKLKGKCVIM, encoded by the coding sequence ATGCCGGAACAGAGCAACGATTACCGGGTGGCCGTGTTCGGGGCAGGTGGCGTCGGCAAGAGCTCCTTGGTGTTGAGGTTTGTGAAGGGCACGTTTCGGGAGAGCTACATCCCGACTGTGGAAGACACCTACCGGCAGGTCATCAGCTGCGACAAGAGCATCTGCACGCTGCAGATCACTGACACCACGGGCAGCCACCAGTTCCCCGCCATGCAGCGGCTGTCCATCTCCAAAGGGCACGCCTTCATCCTGGTCTACTCTATCACCAGCCGGCAGTCCCTGGAGGAGCTCAAACCCATCTACGAACAAATCTGCGAGATCAAAGGGGACGTGGAGAGCATCCCTATCATGCTGGTGGGCAACAAGTGTGACGAGAGCCCGAGCCGCGAGGTGGAGAGCAGTGAGGCCGAGGCCCTGGCCCGCAAGTGGAAGTGCGCCTTCATGGAGACCTCAGCCAAGCTCAACCATAACGTGAAGGAGCTCTTCCAGGAGCTGCTCAACCTGGAGAAGCGCAGGACCGTGAGCCTACAGATCGACGGGAAAAAGAGCAAgcagcagaagaggaaagaaaagctcAAGGGCAAATGTGTGATCATGTGA